TCCATGAAGGATGCCTGCGGGGAAATGGGAATGTCCTACAGCAAAGGCTGGAAGATCATCAACCGGGCAGAAAAAGAACTGGGCTATGAGTTGTTGGAGCGCAGGCACGGCGGAAAAAGCGGTGGAAAATGTACGGTGACAGAAAAAGGAAAGTCCCTGATGAAGCGCTATCGCCAGATGGAAAAAGAAACAAGGGACTGCCTGCAGAAGAGCTTTGAAAAGTATTTTCCGGAATATCAAAGGATTCGGTAGATTTTCCTTTCATTCAGAAGTATAATAAAAAACAGGCCACAGAACAAAACAGTGAGCCGGAAATGGAGGAAAAAAGATGCCGAACTGGACAAGAGGACAGCTGAAAAACAATGCAAAGATGAATTTTTATAAAAATTACTGGATGTGCGTAGGCATGGCATTGATTTTGACACTTGTGCTGATGATGGAACCGGATGGACCGAAAAAAGAGATCATGTTGAAGATCAGAGATTACACCGATATTCTTCCTGCTTATGGATATCAGGGCTGGTTGTCAAGTCTGTTT
This window of the Mediterraneibacter gnavus ATCC 29149 genome carries:
- a CDS encoding winged helix-turn-helix domain-containing protein, coding for MFHPTLKIKIYQEDLVFGPGLVILMEHILVTESMKDACGEMGMSYSKGWKIINRAEKELGYELLERRHGGKSGGKCTVTEKGKSLMKRYRQMEKETRDCLQKSFEKYFPEYQRIR